A stretch of Brassica rapa cultivar Chiifu-401-42 chromosome A08, CAAS_Brap_v3.01, whole genome shotgun sequence DNA encodes these proteins:
- the LOC117127318 gene encoding B3 domain-containing protein REM7-like isoform X1: MVPIPYLKSPNQTRFPLIFGKPFPLSTLRRHNRGRSPLPPPATANSTEEETPDQQRPIPPIATQPKMVQPQEPHFFQPLLPGFQTHLTIPIVFFSKHIQGKTNGNTWTLTSDAMDQTWQVIQEERRLTRGWKEFAEAHDLRIGDIVIFKLKGSMVFHVTPFGPSCCDIQYTYPNSMEEAHDHQNNTGTGARFSYSWDYCFKAEVTDSNVREDKLVSETSVLLCTYTSLCCSDTYVYVLLLQNLPVGATGCNALNKECKKAKLVNIEGKAWNVSMRFNESGGFYYIKGWRKFCAENKCHIGDSFVFNVVGDGNTLPLMCVCSPSKECLKSAGDIASSSRVN; the protein is encoded by the exons ATGGTACCAATTCCCTATCTTAAATCCCCAAACCAGACCCGATTCCCTCTCATTTTCGGGAAGCCCTTCCCTCTCTCGACACTTCGGCGACACAACCGAGGGAGATCCCCGCTACCCCCACCAGCGACGGCCAATTCCACCGAAGAGGAGACTCCTGACCAGCAACGGCCAATCCCACCGATAGCGACACAACCGAAG ATGGTGCAACCGCAAGAACCTCATTTCTTCCAACCTTTGCTTCCTGGATTCCAGACTCACTTG ACAATACCCATTGTATTTTTCTCCAAGCACATCCAAGGGAAGACGAATGGGAACACATGGACACTAACATCCGACGCTATGGATCAAACATGGCAAGTGATACAAGAAGAGAGGCGACTCACCCGAGGTTGGAAGGAGTTCGCTGAGGCACATGACCTTCGAATAGGAgacattgtcatcttcaaacTCAAAGGTTCCATGGTCTTTCACGTCACTCCCTTTGGTCCGAGCTGCTGTGACATCCAGTACACATATCCCAACTCAATGGAAGAAGCCCATGACCACCAGAACAATA CAGGAACAGGGGCTAGGTTTTCTTACTCGTGGGACTACTGTTTTAAGGCTGAGGTCACGGATTCTAATGTCCGTGAAGACAAACTTGTGAGTGAAACGAGTGTTCTTTTGTGTACTTACACATCTTTATGTTGTTCTGACACATATGTTTATGTTCTTTTGTTGCAGAATCTCCCTGTGGGGGCTACTGGTTGTAATGCTCTGAACAAAGAATGCAAGAAGGCGAAACTAGTGAACATAGAGGGAAAGGCGTGGAATGTGTCAATGCGATTTAACGAATCAGGCGGCTTCTACTACATCAAAGGGTGGAGAAAGTTCTGTGCTGAAAACAAATGCCACATTGGAGACAGCTTTGTCTTCAATGTGGTTGGAGATGGGAACACTTTGCCATTGATGTGTGTCTGTTCTCCAAGTAAGGAGTGTCTTAAATCTGCAGGTGACATTGCTTCTTCCTCCCGGGTGAACTAG
- the LOC117127318 gene encoding B3 domain-containing protein REM7-like isoform X3 — protein sequence MVPIPYLKSPNQTRFPLIFGKPFPLSTLRRHNRGRSPLPPPATANSTEEETPDQQRPIPPIATQPKMVQPQEPHFFQPLLPGFQTHLTIPIVFFSKHIQGKTNGNTWTLTSDAMDQTWQVIQEERRLTRGWKEFAEAHDLRIGDIVIFKLKGSMVFHVTPFGPSCCDIQYTYPNSMEEAHDHQNNTGTGARFSYSWDYCFKAEVTDSNVREDKLNLPVGATGCNALNKECKKAKLVNIEGKAWNVSMRFNESGGFYYIKGWRKFCAENKCHIGDSFVFNVVGDGNTLPLMCVCSPSKECLKSAGDIASSSRVN from the exons ATGGTACCAATTCCCTATCTTAAATCCCCAAACCAGACCCGATTCCCTCTCATTTTCGGGAAGCCCTTCCCTCTCTCGACACTTCGGCGACACAACCGAGGGAGATCCCCGCTACCCCCACCAGCGACGGCCAATTCCACCGAAGAGGAGACTCCTGACCAGCAACGGCCAATCCCACCGATAGCGACACAACCGAAG ATGGTGCAACCGCAAGAACCTCATTTCTTCCAACCTTTGCTTCCTGGATTCCAGACTCACTTG ACAATACCCATTGTATTTTTCTCCAAGCACATCCAAGGGAAGACGAATGGGAACACATGGACACTAACATCCGACGCTATGGATCAAACATGGCAAGTGATACAAGAAGAGAGGCGACTCACCCGAGGTTGGAAGGAGTTCGCTGAGGCACATGACCTTCGAATAGGAgacattgtcatcttcaaacTCAAAGGTTCCATGGTCTTTCACGTCACTCCCTTTGGTCCGAGCTGCTGTGACATCCAGTACACATATCCCAACTCAATGGAAGAAGCCCATGACCACCAGAACAATA CAGGAACAGGGGCTAGGTTTTCTTACTCGTGGGACTACTGTTTTAAGGCTGAGGTCACGGATTCTAATGTCCGTGAAGACAAACTT AATCTCCCTGTGGGGGCTACTGGTTGTAATGCTCTGAACAAAGAATGCAAGAAGGCGAAACTAGTGAACATAGAGGGAAAGGCGTGGAATGTGTCAATGCGATTTAACGAATCAGGCGGCTTCTACTACATCAAAGGGTGGAGAAAGTTCTGTGCTGAAAACAAATGCCACATTGGAGACAGCTTTGTCTTCAATGTGGTTGGAGATGGGAACACTTTGCCATTGATGTGTGTCTGTTCTCCAAGTAAGGAGTGTCTTAAATCTGCAGGTGACATTGCTTCTTCCTCCCGGGTGAACTAG
- the LOC117127318 gene encoding B3 domain-containing protein REM7-like isoform X2, with protein MVPIPYLKSPNQTRFPLIFGKPFPLSTLRRHNRGRSPLPPPATANSTEEETPDQQRPIPPIATQPKMVQPQEPHFFQPLLPGFQTHLTIPIVFFSKHIQGKTNGNTWTLTSDAMDQTWQVIQEERRLTRGWKEFAEAHDLRIGDIVIFKLKGSMVFHVTPFGPSCCDIQYTYPNSMEEAHDHQNNRTGARFSYSWDYCFKAEVTDSNVREDKLVSETSVLLCTYTSLCCSDTYVYVLLLQNLPVGATGCNALNKECKKAKLVNIEGKAWNVSMRFNESGGFYYIKGWRKFCAENKCHIGDSFVFNVVGDGNTLPLMCVCSPSKECLKSAGDIASSSRVN; from the exons ATGGTACCAATTCCCTATCTTAAATCCCCAAACCAGACCCGATTCCCTCTCATTTTCGGGAAGCCCTTCCCTCTCTCGACACTTCGGCGACACAACCGAGGGAGATCCCCGCTACCCCCACCAGCGACGGCCAATTCCACCGAAGAGGAGACTCCTGACCAGCAACGGCCAATCCCACCGATAGCGACACAACCGAAG ATGGTGCAACCGCAAGAACCTCATTTCTTCCAACCTTTGCTTCCTGGATTCCAGACTCACTTG ACAATACCCATTGTATTTTTCTCCAAGCACATCCAAGGGAAGACGAATGGGAACACATGGACACTAACATCCGACGCTATGGATCAAACATGGCAAGTGATACAAGAAGAGAGGCGACTCACCCGAGGTTGGAAGGAGTTCGCTGAGGCACATGACCTTCGAATAGGAgacattgtcatcttcaaacTCAAAGGTTCCATGGTCTTTCACGTCACTCCCTTTGGTCCGAGCTGCTGTGACATCCAGTACACATATCCCAACTCAATGGAAGAAGCCCATGACCACCAGAACAATA GAACAGGGGCTAGGTTTTCTTACTCGTGGGACTACTGTTTTAAGGCTGAGGTCACGGATTCTAATGTCCGTGAAGACAAACTTGTGAGTGAAACGAGTGTTCTTTTGTGTACTTACACATCTTTATGTTGTTCTGACACATATGTTTATGTTCTTTTGTTGCAGAATCTCCCTGTGGGGGCTACTGGTTGTAATGCTCTGAACAAAGAATGCAAGAAGGCGAAACTAGTGAACATAGAGGGAAAGGCGTGGAATGTGTCAATGCGATTTAACGAATCAGGCGGCTTCTACTACATCAAAGGGTGGAGAAAGTTCTGTGCTGAAAACAAATGCCACATTGGAGACAGCTTTGTCTTCAATGTGGTTGGAGATGGGAACACTTTGCCATTGATGTGTGTCTGTTCTCCAAGTAAGGAGTGTCTTAAATCTGCAGGTGACATTGCTTCTTCCTCCCGGGTGAACTAG
- the LOC117127318 gene encoding B3 domain-containing protein REM7-like isoform X4, giving the protein MVPIPYLKSPNQTRFPLIFGKPFPLSTLRRHNRGRSPLPPPATANSTEEETPDQQRPIPPIATQPKMVQPQEPHFFQPLLPGFQTHLTIPIVFFSKHIQGKTNGNTWTLTSDAMDQTWQVIQEERRLTRGWKEFAEAHDLRIGDIVIFKLKGSMVFHVTPFGPSCCDIQYTYPNSMEEAHDHQNNRTGARFSYSWDYCFKAEVTDSNVREDKLNLPVGATGCNALNKECKKAKLVNIEGKAWNVSMRFNESGGFYYIKGWRKFCAENKCHIGDSFVFNVVGDGNTLPLMCVCSPSKECLKSAGDIASSSRVN; this is encoded by the exons ATGGTACCAATTCCCTATCTTAAATCCCCAAACCAGACCCGATTCCCTCTCATTTTCGGGAAGCCCTTCCCTCTCTCGACACTTCGGCGACACAACCGAGGGAGATCCCCGCTACCCCCACCAGCGACGGCCAATTCCACCGAAGAGGAGACTCCTGACCAGCAACGGCCAATCCCACCGATAGCGACACAACCGAAG ATGGTGCAACCGCAAGAACCTCATTTCTTCCAACCTTTGCTTCCTGGATTCCAGACTCACTTG ACAATACCCATTGTATTTTTCTCCAAGCACATCCAAGGGAAGACGAATGGGAACACATGGACACTAACATCCGACGCTATGGATCAAACATGGCAAGTGATACAAGAAGAGAGGCGACTCACCCGAGGTTGGAAGGAGTTCGCTGAGGCACATGACCTTCGAATAGGAgacattgtcatcttcaaacTCAAAGGTTCCATGGTCTTTCACGTCACTCCCTTTGGTCCGAGCTGCTGTGACATCCAGTACACATATCCCAACTCAATGGAAGAAGCCCATGACCACCAGAACAATA GAACAGGGGCTAGGTTTTCTTACTCGTGGGACTACTGTTTTAAGGCTGAGGTCACGGATTCTAATGTCCGTGAAGACAAACTT AATCTCCCTGTGGGGGCTACTGGTTGTAATGCTCTGAACAAAGAATGCAAGAAGGCGAAACTAGTGAACATAGAGGGAAAGGCGTGGAATGTGTCAATGCGATTTAACGAATCAGGCGGCTTCTACTACATCAAAGGGTGGAGAAAGTTCTGTGCTGAAAACAAATGCCACATTGGAGACAGCTTTGTCTTCAATGTGGTTGGAGATGGGAACACTTTGCCATTGATGTGTGTCTGTTCTCCAAGTAAGGAGTGTCTTAAATCTGCAGGTGACATTGCTTCTTCCTCCCGGGTGAACTAG